The genomic window aattaggttttgaCTAGGagaatttgatgtaattagaagtaattaggaaaaagggattagattgaaataagtgtgaaagtttaattataaattaaagaaagctaaaaggactaaataggcaattatgtttttttttctaatttgaggcggcataacaaaagaaatattgagattttttttatatatattatatattatgctATTCAATTAATAAGTGAgttgttatattatattattataatattatattatattattataatattatattatattattatatatataaagcaaaagaaaagaaatgaaaagaaagaaacagaatacaAATTGAAACGAAACAGGGGAGAAAcatgggagaaagaaagaaagaaaaagtaaagaagaAAATTAGAGTTTTTAAGGTTCAATatcaaattggtaagtcaaattaagtcattttctttaaatttttgagtttttatgattCTACATCAAAATACTAGTAagtatatgttgaaattttgaaagttagtagaatttttttgtaGCTTATATTGAATTAGTGGATGAATTAGTGATTGAATTGATGGAAATCCAAACTAGGATTgggaaaaagattaaattgagaaataagttataagtttaatgtaaaattgtaagaaatttgaaattaaggtTTATTAGTGAAAATTTGAGAGTTAAGTCAAGTTGTAAgtagaatttaagtaaaaataaggtACAGATTGtgatagaaatagaaataattttagttatgaattaaattgaaatattagctAAGttaagaaattatgaaattattatatcatatatgtttatttttcttaaataatataggaaatttatttgattgtttttctaatatatgtatgtgttatgtgttttatatgaaattgaagagaaagaaaagaaaggaaaggatctaattgaagaaaaaggaaaagagaaggctaAGGAGTGAAGGAAAACATCATctcaacctttttgttgtaagtactacaagattattattatttttttaactattttatttaaatgcCTACATTatagtatatatttatttaaaaaataaaataaaaataaagtaaaataaaatattatggaaccatgaaatttgtaaagaaaattatagATGGAAAGTATATGGTGGTATATTGATTGAACATTAAGTAAAGGTTGTGACAGAAAAATATATGTGCGTGAAAACGTGCGATATATGTGTATTGTGGAATAAGTAGTAAATTGTAATGATGAAGAAATGATAAGTCCTTTTTGAAATAATTGTATAAAGTATTTAAATGAATGAGATTCagttttaatgcccaagtagatggaatttagaactaccaggatattagtggcatgccattaaggaacttattaaggaactttagcgcgctctctgattattagcacgttggtgctctctgatatttagcacgtcagtgctctctgttcagcacatttgtgctctctgtatttgttccgtatatccGGGGTGTTCTGTAAaatctactttgggctaagaTTATAAGCTGTGGACAAAAGTGAATCATTAATGTGTTAAGGTAAGTCTTATAAAGTTTATATGTACGGAAATACGTATTAACagaatgaatttgaaatattttatttaaaatttatttatctatttattcttGTAGTGCTTACTAAGCCTTCACCGGCTTAACGCGTTTAATTTTAACGCGTAGGTACAATTTGACTCGAAGAGATAAAGTCAGGATAGAAgatctctcatctcatcacatcctcaAGAGCTTCGGAAGTAGGTACCATATTTTGActtaaaatggcatgtacatagacAGTCAGTTATGCTTCCATGTGTTAagaactaaaatgtaaactctTGGACTTCTATCTATTTTTAACTACTTTAcgtattttggtatatatataaaatgaattagttAAAACTatgggcacgtttggttcgctgtattggattagaggtgtattggattagaggtgtaatggaatagaggtgtattggattagaggtgtaataggaaatcaactgtttggttgaatgtaatggaatagaggcgtaatagtaatcttgtgtttggttgaatggaatagaggtgtaatagcataatggaaaaaactaaaatgactagaatacacttagcataaatttgtttaggtaactgattattgttattgttattaaattttaataagattattaatataaataataaataatttaatcatattttaacataattattattaaatatattttttataatatataatttgataaaatatatgaatttattaaaattataatatataatattataaaatataatttaaaataattattattaaatataatttaacaaaaatatataatttaataaaattcttagtattaaatattcttatatgaatttactaaaatcataatatataatactataaaattattattattaaatataatttaacaaaaatatataatttaataaaattaaatattcttatgATTGTATCAACAAACTTCATCAATTTCttctatcaaatattaaaatatttgaacttgactttgaataatgattttatgattgttaCTTTACCATCAGCAACCCAAGTTAAATTTACTTAACAATATAATGAATTAGGGTTTTTCTTCATATTCCCAATTATGTATTCTGTTTCCCAGCAATGAATTAtgtattcaatttcatttttgtttctagATTTGACTTGCAGCAATTTTGGTCTTCAATGTTGTTTTCTTcgtttattttaacttttttttattatattttctgtagaaagatggattttttatgattaaacttttagacatgtttattttcaattttttccacgAGCATTtagataagaaaaatattaaaactattcaaaagttactTGTTTGCTTCAAAACGAattatataaggactaaattgctcaTTTTTATATTAGAGGACCCAATTTGCTCTTGAATTTCTAATAGTTTAACCAACAAAAGTCTTACATGACCTAACAAAAAACCTCTCCAACTAAATTGCACGCATAACTTGTTTAGCAAAGTTCATTATATTGTGATACAAGAAAACTGATCTGAGGCAGTACATGAACTGTCCTCTTTCTCTTTCAATGTTCGGCACAACTCATCTACTTCTTCCCTGCATTAGTAAACTGATCACTTAATTTGCTTATATAAAATTCAACATGCAAATACTATACACATTCTCTTAGACATGCTAAAGAGTAAAGACTTCAAAACATGAGGCATATACCATATACACACTTCTAGACATGTTCATTAGAGGTTTAACActactttctttgtttttggtttgATTGCAGTTCTTTATGGGACACATACTTTCTTTGTCAATGCGAAGATATCACCTACTTTAGCCTCAAATCTTTGAACAAACATTTTGCAAATTACATGGCAGGCAGTGCATTAacttttcatattaaaaaaaccatgcaaatgataaaagaaatccaCAAAGTTTCTAAACATGTTCCATTCCAACACAATCAAAACCGAAGCATGTGAACATAGCAGGATCTTGAAACAGAAGTAAGTCATGGCATAAAAAGACAGGAAAATGCACAAAGAACAAATAAGCACAGATGTGACTACCACACAAATGATGCAACTAACAACATCAGTAACAAAACATGGAAACCTTAAGTTTAGTTGTTAAAGTGACATACTTGTCTTGATTAAATAGGTCAATGATCTGTGTTCTTCCATTGTCATGGTTGAAAAAGATGAAGAGGCTCCAATGCATAAGCCATATTCTACTCTGAACTTGGTTCAAAGGTGATGAGAAGCTCTGCAGCAAAAAGACCAATAAATGAGTCAACGAATAATCGGAAAGCAAATTGTCAAAATAAAAACCGAATAATCAATGGGGATATAACCAAAACCTTGGAATCGATTATTTCTTTCAAACGATTAAGTTCTTCAAGAGCAATATCCCAGTTTTGCATCAGTATCTCGGCAGCAAGTTTCCCCCACAATGCACTCAAGCTCCTTTCGTTGTTAGTACATAAACCTACAAATCTGCccctagaattcaactttcagaAGCTATCAACCTACAAATATATAAACAAGGCAGGCTCAAAGGAGATGAATGCTGAATTGGCAGCTGTATTAAAGCAGCAAATCAATCAATTTTAGTCAGCTGAGATTTGTCCTTTTTTATCAGTATATGGCATGCAAACATAGCTGAAGTAGAGTCTTGTCATTGGCGCAGAATTTGCTGGAGCTGAAGCACTTGATTCCTTTGCTCTGTAGGCAAGAGATTAATCTGTTCCGGAGTGAGGCTCATCACCTGCTGAAGTAACGCCTTCTCCATCTCAGGAGTCAACTATAAAGAGCCAATGGAAACTGTTAATGGAACCACTCAAACTACTGACTAATTCTATTTGCTTGTATGAAACTCAAAGTTTGGATAATCACCGATGTTGGACGAGGGGGCTGATTTCCTGGAACCATCTGACTGGAAACCAATGGTGAGGGTCCTTGCAACTGAGTTAGTGCTGAATTATCTGGTTGACTATGTGTCCACGAAGATCCTCTATCTACCTGCATCGAACCCCCTACTTGGTTGCCAAACTCGGATCCTAAATGCAAGGCTCCTGCCTGAAAGAATAACCATAACACATACAAAAGATGTTGTCAATTGGCAGAGTCTATTAAGCCATAGACATTTCCCACAGGATACTATTACATTAGAGATGGAACTTTAGTTTCaactaaaaattgaaaatcaagtGCAGGAGATTAAAACTccagttaatatgtaactttccTCATTAAGATCTCATTATTTGCTCTTTGATTACTCAAAAACTACTACATAAATAAAGTTGAATAGTAAAAAACAAaccatatttgattaaaaatgacTTATAGTAAAAAACAAAccatatttgattaaatataagtaactttaaatttaacattaatccATATCTTTTAGCCCCATGCAAAACTAAAATCATGCttccttataatgttattataaACCTTTATTCTTTCAGAAGTACCTTTTTTAATTGGTATCCAAAAcacttttcttatttctttttgcaTTTGGTGGGATAATGTAACAAAAacaataactaaaaaaaaaagaaaataatttaactacTTGCACACAAATGTAAAAGCAACTAAAGAGCAAACTTGAAAACAATGATCCCATCTTGCATGTTAAGGATAATTTAATTCAGTTATTAAAGCTTtaccttttattaaatcaataccaGTTACAAACTCATAACCTTTCTTCACCTCATTCAATGGATTATAATTACTCTAGCCTGAGCCAGAACTCTAACTTACATAGCTAGCTGAACGAATTTAATTATTCAAAGACAGCAAACACTGCTCAATGGTAGCTACAAATATATTTCCCCTTATTGACATGCGTGCAGTGGAAGAGATACCACATGTAATCAGACATTTCTCCACCTTGAAGTACATAAATTCCACCTAACTGCTATTGCAATCACAATTGTGTGCACTTCTAACTTGCAATCGTGTTTTCATCTACATGTACAAGAATTATCAAGGAAAAGGGACTCAAAAACagattttcacaattttaatgAAGCCCGAAGCCAATCAGTTCAACAATCTGTTAGCAGTGGTGTGAATAACAAGGCAGACATTTGTCAGACTTTTTCAGAGAGACAAAAAATAATCTAGTACACACACAAGGTAAACTATGGAATGTTTACAGCCTGCCACTTAGACCAGTAGCGTGATAAAAAACATGAgctcattttttttaataatcaacCCAATTAGAATGGTCCACTAAGTGATAAAACCAATACACATCAAACAACTAAAATTTGCACATACCTGATTTTGATACGTTAATTGAGCTGGCAGCTGATTTGCACGCGGTGGCTGCCCTTGTGGAAACGAAGGTCCAAGGCTAGGAGGTCTATTACCTGACTGAGTAATTcaaaaaataagagaaattatTGCAGAATATGTTATGAAGGAGACACCCAAGACTGACttccaaattgtaactttttactTACATGGAACATCGGCTGTGAAAG from Gossypium hirsutum isolate 1008001.06 chromosome D12, Gossypium_hirsutum_v2.1, whole genome shotgun sequence includes these protein-coding regions:
- the LOC107947213 gene encoding eukaryotic translation initiation factor 3 subunit E-like — protein: MQNWDIALEELNRLKEIIDSKSFSSPLNQVQSRIWLMHWSLFIFFNHDNGRTQIIDLFNQDKEEVDELCRTLKEKEDSSCTASDQFSCITI
- the LOC107944743 gene encoding cleavage stimulating factor 64-like; translation: MHQQPPMQPQARLSSAPNFHHQHAPQMGPSVGFQHPGAQHLSQPMFHSGNRPPSLGPSFPQGQPPRANQLPAQLTYQNQAGALHLGSEFGNQVGGSMQVDRGSSWTHSQPDNSALTQLQGPSPLVSSQMVPGNQPPRPTSLTPEMEKALLQQVMSLTPEQINLLPTEQRNQVLQLQQILRQ